Proteins found in one Triticum aestivum cultivar Chinese Spring chromosome 4D, IWGSC CS RefSeq v2.1, whole genome shotgun sequence genomic segment:
- the LOC123098595 gene encoding nuclear pore complex protein NUP96, whose protein sequence is MAVDAMFPVLRFSDYFTRPSVEELVEREAADPGYCSRVPDFVVGRVRYGQVKFSGSTDVRGLDLNEIVKFGRHSVVVYRDEAGKPAVGHGLNKAAEVTLKLDLSTLPKPGLLVELLRCRAKKQGARFLSFNPVNGSWKFEVDHFSRFGLVDEEDDDVAMDEPAVRQPIAEARDPPSNGHELELSHSLPAHLGLDPAKMQEMRMALFPNDEEEEDMVDGFPSDHRHLSRERMNVDSPNTSGKGPRMRSPSPLHGSSQKFGRRYGVLARKEPHALLEYNVNSTELGASSHGILMSGKNKGFPVRMTKVEGFKLPAEQATPVAGKVYSNCIVDAALFMGRSFRVGWGPNGILLHSGSPVNTPGTGLSSVIHIEKVAGDKVVRDEQNKVKEELAELCFSDPMDLHKRLDREILETESDLFKLKLQKVVASRLVLPDICRSYIDIIERQLEISDLSMSSRVLLMHQVTVWELIRVLFSEREAGNQLEFCGDEDQEGMILDKKEGSVNIDPEALPLVRRADFSNWLQDSVCHRVQGEVGSLSDARYLEHIVLHLTGRQLDTATEIAASKGDVRLAVLLSQAGGSMLNRSDVAQQLDLWKINGLDFDYIEEDRLKIYELLTGNIQGALLDSPIDWKRYLGLIMWYQLSPDTSLDIIIRCYHQLLGEGKVPNPVPVYIDEGPLEEALQWSPGDRFDISFYLMLLHANQDEKFGLLKTMFSAFSSSYDPMDYHMIWHQRSILEAIGAFSTNDLHVLDLSFVHQLLCLGKCHWAIYVILHMPHLDDAPYIHEKLIREILSQYCEIWSKDGAQRQYIAELGIPAEWIHEALALYQEYYGDRQGALGNYIQCGNWKKAHTIFMTSVAHSLFLSSKHQEIFDITSALENHKSEIADWDVGAAIYIDYFNIKNCMQEESTMDDDSDPLESKNELCKSFFDRLNDSLGIWGSKLPIEARACFSKMAEELCELLMSCPGKGSAPDLFMSCFQTMLNAPVPSDDRASYLQEAVSVFTDILCGDSF, encoded by the exons ATGGCTGTCGACGCCATGTTCCCTGTCCTGCGCTTCTCCGACTACTTCACTCGGCCGTCGGTCGAGGAGCTGGTCGAGAGGGAGGCGGCTGACCCGGGCTACTGCAGCAGGGTTCCAGATTTCGTCGTCGGCAGGGTGAGGTATGGGCAGGTTAAGTTCTCTGGCAGCACCGATGTGAGGGGGCTGGACCTGAACGAAATCGTCAAGTTTGGCCGCCATTCTGTGGTGGTTTACCGGGACGAGGCTGGCAAGCCGGCCGTAGGGCATGGCCTCAATAAAGCTGCAGAGGTGACCCTGAAGCTGGATTTGAGTACACTTCCGAAACCCGGCCTCCTAGTTGAGTTGCTAAGGTGCCGCGCGAAGAAGCAAGGTGCTAGGTTTCTCTCGTTCAATCCTGTGAATGGTAGCTGGAAGTTCGAGGTTGATCACTTCAGTAGGTTTGGCCTTGTGGACGAGGAGGATGATGATGTTGCCATGGATGAGCCGGCTGTACGACAACCGATTGCTGAAGCAAGAGACCCACCTTCCAATGGGCATGAACTGGAGCTTTCGCATTCGTTGCCTGCTCATCTTGGGCTTGACCCTGCAAAGATGCAGGAAATGCGGATGGCATTGTTTCCcaatgatgaggaagaagaagacatggtGGATGGCTTTCCATCTGATCACAGACACCTCAGCAGAGAAAGGATGAATGTGGATTCACCCAACACAAGTGGTAAAGGTCCGAGGATGAGGTCTCCGTCTCCTTTGCACGGTTCTTCTCAGAAATTTGGAAGGAGATATGGTGTGCTTGCAAGGAAAGAACCACATGCACTGCTGGAATACAATGTAAATTCTACAGAGCTTGGTGCATCTTCTCATGGTATTCTCATGTCTGGAAAAAACAAGGGATTTCCGGTGAGAATGACCAAGGTAGAAGGCTTCAAACTACCAGCTGAGCAAGCAACTCCTGTTGCTGGAAAAGTATATTCTAACTGCATAGTGGATGCTGCTTTATTTATGGGTAGATCATTTCGAGTTGGTTGGGGACCAAATGGCATCCTTCTCCATTCTGGTAGTCCTGTCAATACTCCTGGAACTGGCCTTTCTTCTGTTATTCACATAGAGAAAGTTGCAGGTGATAaagttgtgcgtgatgagcagaacaaagttaaagaggagctggcAGAACTATGTTTCTCGGATCCAATGGACCTCCATAAGAGGCTTGACCGCGAAATTCTGGAAACTGAGTCTGACTTGTTTAAATTAAAGCTTCAGAAAGTTGTGGCAAGTCGTTTGGTTTTGCCAGATATTTGCAGATCATATATTGATATCATCGAAAGGCAGCTTGAAATCAGTGATTTATCCATGTCTTCACGTGTGCTGTTAATGCATCAAGTTACAGTTTGGGAGTTAATTAGGGTCCTGTTCTCAGAGAGAGAAGCTGGCAACCAGTTGGAATTTTGTGGTGATGAGGATCAGGAGGGCATGATTTTGGATAAGAAAGAAGGTTCTGTGAACATTGACCCTGAAGCACTTCCTTTGGTTAGGAGAGCAGACTTTAGCAATTGGTTACAGGACAGTGTTTGTCATCGGGTACAAGGAGAGGTGGGTTCTTTAAGTGATGCCAGATACTTGGAGCATATTGTTCTGCATTTGACTGGTCGACAATTGGACACAGCCACAGAAATTGCTGCTTCAAAGGGCGATGTCCGCTTGGCAGTCCTGCTAAGCCAGGCAGGTGGATCGATGTTAAATCGCTCGGATGTTGCTCAGCAGCTGGATCTGTGGAAAATAAATGGTCTGGACTTCGATTATATTGAGGAAGACAGGTTAAAGATATACGAGTTGCTTACTGGTAACATACAAGGCGCTTTACTTGATTCACCAATCGACTGGAAAAGGTACCTTGGTTTAATCATGTGGTATCAGTTGTCACCAGATACATCACTTGATATTATCATTCGGTGTTATCACCAACTACTTGGTGAGGGCAAAGTTCCAAATCCTGTTCCTGTATACATCGATGAAGGACCTCTCGAGGAAGCACTTCAGTGGTCCCCAGGTGACCGGTTTGACATATCTTTTTATTTAATGCTTCTTCATGCAAACCAAGATGAGAAGTTTGGGCTTCTAAAGACTATGTTCAGTGCATTCTCGTCATCGTATGATCCCATGGACTACCATATGATCTGGCATCAACGATCTATTCTCGAAGCTATTGGTGCTTTCAGTACAAATGATCTTCATGTACTGGATTTGAGTTTTGTCCATCAGTTACTGTGTCTTGGGAAGTGCCATTGGGCTATCTACGTCATTCTGCATATGCCACATCTGGATGATGCCCCTTACATCCACGAAAAGTTAATCAGGGAAATTTTGTCGCAGTATTGTGAGATATGGAGCAAAGATGGGGCTCAGAGGCAATATATTGCAGAACTTGGTATACCAGCAGAATGGATACATGAGGCTCTG GCTCTTTATCAAGAATACTATGGAGATCGACAAGGTGCACTGGGGAATTATATTCAATGCGGCAATTGGAAGAAAGCTCATACCATTTTCATGACATCTGTTGCTCATTCTTTGTTTCTGTCAT CCAAACATCAAGAAATCTTTGACATTACAAGTGCTTTGGAGAATCACAAATCTGAAATTGCTGACTGGGACGTTGGTGCTGCAATATACATAGACTATTTCAACATAAAAAACTGCATGCAAGAAGAAAGTACTATGGACGATGATTCA GATCCACTTGAGAGTAAAAATGAATTGTGCAAGAGTTTCTTCGATCGATTAAATGACTCGCTGGGTATCTGGGGAAGCAAATTACCCATTGAGGCAAG GGCATGCTTCTCGAAGATGGCAGAGGAGCTCTGTGAGCTTCTAatgagttgccccggcaagggctcGGCGCCGGATCTCTTCATGAGCTGCTTTCAGACGATGCTCAACGCCCCTGTCCCCAGTGACGACAGGGCGTCCTACCTGCAGGAGGCGGTCTCTGTTTTCACCGACATACTCTGCGGGGACTCATTCTAG
- the LOC123098597 gene encoding uncharacterized protein: MADIAMLVADEAFEKRLQRGAPFAGAGEEASKGRENFGAVTKVWGSWASGVKVSVALLVKADVAEPRSPVARAAFDGFFSA, from the coding sequence ATGGCGGACATAGCGATGCTGGTGGCCGACGAGGCGTTCGAGAAGAGGCTGCAGCGAGGGGCGCCcttcgccggcgccggcgaggaggcgtcCAAGGGACGGGAGAACTTCGGGGCCGTGACCAAGGTGTGGGGCTCCTGGGCGTCGGGGGTCAAGGTGAGCGTCGCGCTCCTCGTCAAGGCCGACGTGGCCGAGCCCAGGAGCCCGGTCGCCCGGGCAGCCTTCGACGGCTTCTTCTCTGCTTGA
- the LOC123098596 gene encoding uncharacterized protein, whose amino-acid sequence MADIAMLVAEEHEKRMKRGAPRAVAGADEEASGGRVNFGAVTKVWGSWAESAAAAASGVKVHVAVLVRSDLVAAEPRSPVARAAFDGFFSA is encoded by the coding sequence ATGGCGGACATCGCGATGCTGGTGGCGGAGGAGCACGAGAAGAGGATGAAGCGAGGGGCGCCACGCGCCGTCGCCGGCGCCGACGAGGAGGCGTCCGGGGGGAGGGTGAACTTCGGGGCCGTCACCAAGGTGTGGGGCTCCTGGGccgagtccgccgccgccgccgcgtccgggGTCAAGGTGCACGTCGCGGTGCTCGTCAGGTCCGACCTGGTGGCGGCCGAGCCCAGGAGCCCGGTCGCCCGGGCAGCCTTCGACGGCTTCTTCTCTGCTTGA
- the LOC123098598 gene encoding uncharacterized protein, with protein MADIAMLVADEAFEKRLQRGAPFAGAGEEASKGRENFGAVTKVWGSWASGAKVRVALLVKADLVAEPKTPVAMAAFDGFFSA; from the coding sequence ATGGCGGACATAGCGATGCTGGTGGCCGACGAGGCGTTCGAGAAGAGGCTGCAGCGAGGGGCGCCcttcgccggcgccggcgaggaggcgtcCAAAGGACGGGAGAACTTCGGGGCCGTGACCAAGGTGTGGGGCTCCTGGGCGTCGGGGGCCAAGGTGCGCGTCGCGCTGCTCGTCAAGGCCGACCTGGTGGCCGAGCCCAAGACCCCGGTCGCCATGGCAGCCTTCGACGGCTTCTTCTCTGCTTAA